The proteins below are encoded in one region of Maribacter aestuarii:
- a CDS encoding hemolysin family protein, with amino-acid sequence MESPTIIIVLSLLFSAFFSGMEIAFISANKIHIEIEKKQEGFLAKVLTRLTRKPSKFIATMLIGNNIALVIYGLFMGEVLMQWFGTMDYSNTFLRLMFTDFSLLTQTLISTFVILITAEFLPKVLFQIYANSLLKLLAIPAYLFYALFSLISDFIIWISDFILKHLFGTSGDEVQLAFSKIELGDYITEQMETVEKEDEIDTEIQIFQNALEFAAVKAREVMVPRTEIVAVEMHETPKNLAKLFTETGFSKILVYNDTVDNIIGYIHSYELFKKPKTIKSILLPVEFVPETMLIQDILNVLIKKRKSMAVVLDEYGGTSGLMTVEDIVEELFGEIEDEHDSTDLREEQIDDTHYLFSARLEVDYINENYKLNLPTTDDYETLGGMLVHRMGEIPEKESEIQLENFKFTVLEVSSTKIDMVALEVLSED; translated from the coding sequence TTGGAAAGTCCAACCATAATTATTGTATTGTCGCTTCTTTTTTCTGCATTTTTCTCGGGGATGGAAATAGCCTTTATTTCTGCCAATAAAATTCATATCGAAATAGAGAAAAAGCAGGAGGGATTTTTGGCTAAAGTGCTTACTAGGTTAACTCGGAAACCCTCAAAATTTATTGCCACTATGTTAATCGGCAATAATATTGCTCTGGTTATTTATGGTCTATTTATGGGGGAAGTCCTCATGCAGTGGTTTGGTACCATGGACTATTCCAATACTTTTCTTAGGCTCATGTTTACCGATTTTAGTCTTCTGACCCAAACGCTCATTTCCACCTTTGTAATTTTAATAACAGCCGAGTTTCTGCCAAAAGTGCTTTTTCAGATTTATGCCAACAGTCTATTAAAGTTACTGGCCATACCCGCTTATTTGTTCTATGCCCTTTTTTCGCTTATTTCGGATTTTATCATATGGATTTCAGATTTCATACTGAAACACCTATTTGGCACATCGGGTGACGAGGTGCAATTGGCCTTTAGTAAAATAGAGCTCGGGGATTACATCACGGAACAGATGGAAACGGTTGAAAAGGAAGATGAAATTGATACGGAAATACAAATCTTCCAAAACGCATTGGAATTCGCGGCTGTAAAAGCACGGGAGGTTATGGTGCCACGTACGGAAATCGTTGCAGTAGAAATGCACGAGACCCCAAAGAACCTTGCAAAACTTTTTACGGAGACCGGTTTTTCCAAAATCTTGGTATACAACGACACTGTTGATAATATCATTGGTTACATTCACTCTTACGAACTATTTAAAAAACCAAAAACAATCAAAAGTATTCTACTTCCGGTGGAGTTTGTTCCCGAAACGATGCTCATTCAGGACATATTGAATGTTCTGATCAAGAAACGAAAAAGTATGGCCGTTGTCCTGGACGAATACGGAGGCACTTCTGGACTCATGACGGTGGAGGATATCGTAGAGGAGCTTTTTGGTGAAATAGAGGACGAACATGATAGTACCGATCTTAGAGAAGAGCAAATAGACGATACCCACTATCTCTTTTCGGCAAGATTGGAAGTAGATTATATTAATGAAAATTACAAGTTAAATCTGCCTACTACGGATGATTACGAGACCTTGGGTGGTATGTTGGTTCATCGAATGGGTGAGATCCCTGAGAAGGAATCGGAAATTCAATTAGAGAATTTTAAGTTTACAGTTTTAGAGGTTTCCAGTACAAAAATTGACATGGTTGCCTTGGAGGTTTTATCGGAAGATTAG
- the lptC gene encoding LPS export ABC transporter periplasmic protein LptC, which translates to MLTYTETPEKINSEGVGSSKVLAVLSGPLRNDFENLIFPYQTFPKGLLIEIFNEKNEKTTIEADYGIYYAATALVDLQGNVVIKGHDGKKLEAPQLFYDRGNEWAFTQEKFRFTNPEDGTVMDGEGMDIKKDLSFLNAHKTYGLMLIKEEIDD; encoded by the coding sequence GTGCTTACTTATACCGAAACACCTGAAAAAATAAACTCGGAAGGTGTAGGTTCGTCCAAAGTACTTGCTGTACTTTCAGGACCGTTACGCAATGATTTCGAAAACTTAATATTTCCCTATCAAACTTTTCCAAAAGGACTATTAATTGAAATTTTCAACGAAAAAAATGAAAAGACCACTATTGAAGCCGATTATGGAATATATTACGCCGCTACCGCGCTAGTGGACCTTCAGGGCAATGTTGTGATTAAAGGACATGATGGTAAAAAATTAGAAGCTCCTCAATTATTTTACGATAGGGGAAATGAATGGGCTTTTACACAGGAGAAGTTTAGGTTTACCAATCCGGAGGATGGAACGGTAATGGATGGGGAAGGAATGGATATAAAAAAAGACCTTAGTTTTTTAAACGCGCATAAAACCTATGGTTTAATGTTAATCAAGGAAGAAATAGATGATTAA
- a CDS encoding tetratricopeptide repeat protein produces MKTKLYFTAVMFLGMMGVSNAQAQNPECMTNLSIFSEHAKVKNYEAAYEPWKMVYETCPQLNNAIYVYGERILKDKVDKATGADKEKFTTELMGLYDNKMKHFASKTNYAETEIDKALVMYDNKMADDAKMYQMMDDAFTKDAENFTNPKALYIYFSSLVDLYNDGKKDLQEVFDVYDAVTDKIQVENDGITKKIAVLLPKEEAGTLTSKEKRLLKSYNSYSENYGKIEGSIDSKLGPLADCSNLIPLYEKSFEEKKSDVVWVKRAVGLMFNKECTDDPMFQKLFEAQLALDPSADAYVYGGTLKMKGGDSSGAMADFDKALTLETDNIKKSKIAYKVAVINKRKGSKSTARSYAQKAIDANPANGRAYLLIANLYATSANDCGSTPFEKRAMYWKAADMARRAGRVDPSLSSSASQSAASYNAKAPTKEMIFSSGMAGKTVSFSCWVGGSVKVPTL; encoded by the coding sequence ATGAAAACGAAACTTTACTTCACGGCAGTTATGTTCTTAGGAATGATGGGGGTAAGTAATGCTCAGGCGCAAAATCCTGAATGTATGACCAATCTTTCCATATTTTCGGAACACGCCAAGGTTAAAAATTATGAAGCGGCTTACGAGCCTTGGAAAATGGTTTATGAAACATGTCCACAATTGAACAACGCCATCTACGTTTACGGTGAGCGTATTCTAAAGGACAAAGTTGATAAGGCAACAGGTGCGGACAAGGAGAAATTTACCACTGAATTAATGGGATTGTATGACAATAAGATGAAGCATTTTGCTTCTAAAACTAATTATGCAGAAACTGAAATCGATAAGGCCTTGGTAATGTACGATAACAAAATGGCGGACGACGCCAAGATGTATCAAATGATGGATGATGCTTTCACGAAGGATGCTGAAAACTTTACTAACCCCAAAGCTTTATATATTTATTTTTCTAGCCTGGTGGATTTATATAATGATGGGAAAAAAGATTTACAGGAAGTTTTTGATGTGTACGATGCGGTAACGGATAAAATTCAGGTAGAAAATGATGGAATCACTAAGAAAATTGCGGTATTACTTCCAAAGGAGGAAGCAGGTACGTTAACATCCAAAGAAAAACGACTTTTAAAATCCTATAACTCTTATTCTGAGAATTATGGTAAAATTGAGGGAAGTATCGATTCCAAATTAGGTCCTTTGGCTGACTGTAGTAACTTAATACCATTATACGAAAAAAGTTTTGAAGAGAAGAAAAGCGATGTAGTTTGGGTAAAAAGAGCAGTAGGACTTATGTTCAACAAGGAATGTACGGACGACCCAATGTTCCAAAAGCTTTTTGAAGCACAATTAGCGTTAGACCCCTCGGCAGATGCCTACGTTTATGGTGGTACCTTAAAAATGAAAGGTGGTGACTCTAGCGGAGCGATGGCAGATTTTGATAAGGCATTGACTTTGGAAACGGATAACATCAAAAAATCCAAAATTGCGTACAAAGTTGCCGTAATCAATAAAAGAAAAGGAAGCAAGTCCACCGCAAGAAGTTATGCCCAGAAAGCTATTGATGCCAACCCGGCTAACGGTAGGGCTTATTTATTGATTGCTAACCTCTACGCAACAAGTGCCAATGATTGTGGTAGCACTCCGTTTGAAAAACGTGCCATGTATTGGAAGGCTGCCGATATGGCTAGACGGGCCGGTAGAGTAGACCCCTCTTTAAGCAGTTCTGCTAGTCAATCAGCTGCTAGTTACAACGCCAAGGCTCCTACTAAAGAGATGATCTTTAGTTCTGGAATGGCCGGTAAAACAGTTTCTTTCTCCTGTTGGGTAGGGGGAAGCGTAAAAGTTCCTACTTTGTAA
- a CDS encoding type III pantothenate kinase, producing MNLIIDAGNTKIKLAIFRKKTLVHDEAVDQNTFLDAVKNIFKRYPNINRAIVSNVGILAEENVKVISVFCKVHSLSSQSKIPYKNSYTSPQTLGVDRMALVTAAYYRAPHSNTLVIDAGSCITYDIINDFDEYLGGAISPGIQMRYTAMHEHTANLPSLQKKEVLDYIGNSTENCMHSGVINGITNEIDGVINQYKSRFKDLTVILTGGDAQFLSKRLKNTIFADSKFLLKGLNYLLEYNKH from the coding sequence ATGAACCTAATCATAGACGCCGGCAACACAAAAATTAAACTGGCCATCTTTCGGAAAAAAACGCTAGTTCACGATGAAGCTGTGGACCAAAATACTTTTTTAGATGCTGTTAAGAATATTTTCAAGAGATACCCCAATATCAACCGAGCTATTGTCTCTAATGTAGGGATTCTGGCGGAGGAAAATGTAAAGGTGATTTCGGTTTTTTGTAAGGTTCACTCATTATCGAGTCAGTCCAAAATACCCTATAAAAACTCCTATACTTCTCCGCAAACCTTGGGGGTTGATCGTATGGCGCTGGTAACTGCCGCTTATTACAGGGCTCCACATAGCAACACTCTTGTTATAGATGCAGGTAGTTGTATCACATATGATATCATCAACGATTTTGACGAGTACTTGGGCGGGGCAATTTCTCCGGGCATTCAGATGAGGTACACTGCAATGCATGAACATACCGCAAACCTTCCAAGCCTCCAAAAGAAAGAGGTATTGGATTATATTGGTAATTCTACGGAAAACTGTATGCATAGCGGTGTCATTAATGGCATTACCAATGAGATTGATGGGGTTATCAACCAATACAAATCTCGTTTTAAAGATTTAACAGTTATTTTAACAGGGGGCGATGCTCAATTTTTGTCTAAACGACTAAAAAATACCATCTTTGCGGATTCCAAATTCCTCTTGAAAGGACTTAATTATTTGCTGGAATACAACAAGCATTAG
- a CDS encoding helix-turn-helix domain-containing protein: MREQSFQMINLSMDDLSKLITSCISEQFKVIREYNHSKPSEKEKEILSVDEVTDLLGLSKTTLWKYRKNGTLPAKKVGSRVYYSRAELFNFLNNAG, translated from the coding sequence ATGAGAGAACAAAGTTTTCAAATGATAAATCTGTCAATGGATGATTTATCAAAGCTAATTACAAGTTGTATTTCCGAACAGTTTAAAGTTATTAGGGAGTACAATCACTCCAAACCATCAGAAAAAGAAAAAGAGATACTTTCTGTAGATGAAGTTACAGACCTCTTAGGTCTCAGCAAGACAACCTTATGGAAATACCGCAAAAATGGCACCTTGCCAGCTAAAAAGGTTGGAAGTCGAGTTTATTACTCCAGAGCTGAATTGTTTAACTTTTTAAACAATGCGGGATAA
- a CDS encoding helix-turn-helix domain-containing protein — protein sequence MPLAKEENSYLKKLGKRIVVIRESKGIKQKELSDLLDMDDGSLRRIESGRTNPTTTTLLSLSKALGVEMSELFQF from the coding sequence ATGCCATTAGCAAAAGAAGAAAATAGCTATTTAAAAAAACTTGGCAAACGTATTGTGGTAATCAGAGAAAGTAAAGGCATAAAACAAAAAGAGCTTTCTGATTTGCTGGATATGGATGATGGTTCCTTAAGGAGGATAGAGTCAGGCAGAACTAATCCAACAACTACGACTCTTTTAAGTCTATCCAAAGCCCTTGGCGTTGAAATGTCAGAATTATTTCAGTTTTAA
- a CDS encoding ATP-dependent nuclease, whose protein sequence is MHITNLKLWNYRKYGSLAQFDLQKPNLNLGFTNGLNVLIGENDSGKTAIIDSIKTVLKTHSYEWIRIDEQDFFSGTNRFRIEIVFDGLSNNEAKNFTEWLGWYGEGEDAKPFLRLIYDVSKVNGRIINSDIKAGVDDEGYQLTFEAKEYLKSTYLKPLRDAKNELIPKKNSRLSQILQEHKAFSGDDNTHHLITIFQRFNNSIKEYFEGNDGEGNQLVADQNGKDLKDEIDKYLKSFYDSTKETEISVVKARLKQILEKLELLVKDEINIGLGTLNRLFMASELLHLNKQDWSGIRLGLIEELEAHLHPQAQMKVIESLQRQDKVQLILTTHSPNLASKVKLKDIILCSKNSAFPMGENYTMLSGDDYKFLERFLDVTKANLFFAKGVIIVEGWSEEILIPVLAKKMKSLGIIEKDLTEAGVSIVNVGSTALLRYSKIFERKEEPYIEIPISVITDLDLSHYSKDLSIDGDGKPNKDEKGRKIYNYNKLTDTIIVPLETVAIRELVEHYESQSIKAFITGNWTLEYNLYKSEGLKDVFIEVVKSIHSRTDWETDPEMELAKKLINKGLKKSEIAYQVAQKIEEDINLEEPQINFSETDSMQALLKAIVYACNN, encoded by the coding sequence ATGCACATAACCAATTTAAAATTATGGAACTATAGAAAATATGGTAGCCTCGCACAGTTCGATTTACAAAAACCAAATTTGAATTTAGGTTTTACCAATGGATTAAATGTTTTAATCGGAGAAAATGATTCTGGCAAGACTGCAATAATAGATTCAATAAAAACTGTTTTAAAAACTCATAGCTATGAATGGATTAGAATTGATGAGCAAGATTTTTTTAGCGGAACAAATAGATTTAGAATAGAAATTGTTTTTGATGGCTTAAGCAATAATGAAGCAAAGAATTTTACTGAATGGTTAGGATGGTATGGAGAAGGAGAAGATGCAAAGCCATTTTTAAGGTTAATATATGATGTGTCCAAAGTAAATGGCAGAATCATTAATTCAGATATAAAGGCTGGAGTTGATGATGAAGGTTATCAATTAACTTTTGAAGCAAAGGAATACTTAAAGTCTACTTATCTAAAACCCTTAAGAGACGCCAAAAATGAATTAATTCCAAAAAAGAACTCTAGGCTTTCTCAAATACTTCAAGAGCATAAGGCATTTAGCGGCGACGATAACACTCATCATTTAATTACAATTTTCCAAAGGTTCAATAATTCTATTAAAGAATATTTTGAAGGAAATGATGGAGAGGGCAATCAATTAGTTGCAGACCAGAATGGAAAGGATTTAAAAGATGAGATAGATAAATATTTAAAATCCTTTTATGATTCAACAAAAGAAACAGAAATAAGTGTTGTTAAAGCTCGTCTTAAGCAAATACTAGAAAAGTTAGAGTTATTGGTTAAGGACGAAATTAACATTGGTCTAGGAACTCTTAATAGGCTTTTTATGGCTTCAGAATTATTACATCTTAATAAACAAGATTGGTCAGGGATAAGGTTAGGCTTAATAGAAGAGTTGGAAGCACATCTTCACCCTCAAGCTCAAATGAAAGTTATTGAGTCCCTACAAAGACAAGATAAAGTTCAACTTATTCTAACGACTCATAGCCCAAATCTCGCTTCAAAGGTAAAATTGAAAGATATAATTCTCTGTTCTAAAAATAGTGCTTTTCCAATGGGAGAAAATTACACTATGCTTAGTGGGGATGATTATAAATTCCTTGAGAGATTTCTAGATGTAACTAAAGCTAATCTGTTTTTTGCTAAAGGGGTAATAATAGTTGAGGGTTGGTCTGAAGAAATTTTAATTCCTGTATTGGCAAAAAAAATGAAATCATTAGGAATCATAGAAAAAGATTTAACAGAGGCTGGAGTTTCAATTGTAAATGTCGGAAGTACTGCATTGCTGAGGTACTCAAAAATTTTTGAAAGAAAAGAAGAACCTTATATCGAAATTCCTATTTCAGTTATCACAGATTTAGATTTAAGTCATTATTCAAAAGATTTATCTATAGATGGAGATGGAAAGCCTAACAAAGATGAAAAAGGAAGAAAAATATACAATTACAATAAGTTAACAGATACCATAATAGTTCCTTTAGAGACAGTTGCAATTAGAGAATTGGTAGAACACTATGAATCTCAAAGTATCAAAGCCTTTATAACAGGTAATTGGACTTTAGAATATAACCTCTATAAATCTGAAGGATTGAAAGATGTATTTATAGAAGTCGTTAAATCAATTCATTCAAGAACAGATTGGGAAACTGACCCAGAAATGGAGTTAGCAAAAAAATTAATAAATAAAGGGCTAAAAAAATCAGAAATAGCATACCAAGTTGCCCAAAAAATTGAAGAAGATATTAACTTAGAAGAGCCTCAAATCAATTTCTCTGAAACAGACTCTATGCAAGCATTATTAAAAGCCATTGTGTATGCCTGCAATAATTAA
- a CDS encoding DUF4365 domain-containing protein, with amino-acid sequence MNNDLDELQFPKSSRNIDLETISENFFRPLFPPEKFILKKDPVDNGIDFKGEIKRNSNILGFGFNFQLKSSETIDKNGDGSYSKSVETSNIEYLINSGQPSFYGFYSEKDNSFYYEHLQDFIQDLSSKDKNWQNQKTHTLRFIKKLTKDGVENIYTIVFEQGLTTRLIRSKLAEKSNSLQFDEKIIIDYKGNVSNDDEIKRVIEEKGLQLNNQSKWLDVIELHKKTSVSLIKSSKYNLILGISYFYRSEYYKSLDFLKQSKNKIEDLDENLRGHLIFFYVQIRHLLGIINNEEYQSELKGLNDSGGIKSYLKLEEILELRKEMYTGLDSKSEEFESKIQSYISDESITSKMKVLAECHLSVYYGEKLLNNLASLIISEQYAEINQYFSSINKDFRRLLLKAESLNSDFDIYYIALNQNRFLLHFNALCDLLFKPFFEKELLDEILQSIKKAFTFYEKIGHIDNELFSLSVLLEYYKYTNQNDEEDKIKLKLETYLKIYDAPDLVNRINFTRDGGTFIHTLSKKKEKYKKEAEKIKELRDEMIEFDENEKEFKREKVDSYHINLFPMGYFEIPKKSTEILFDILNIDSSELKNRLRWFFEEGIVPVANTYVEKIVQEGSLNGNMEYKGFKSYENMHRIRKGLFQNKFYRTNNYG; translated from the coding sequence ATGAACAATGATTTAGACGAATTACAATTTCCTAAAAGTTCTAGAAATATTGATTTAGAAACCATTTCCGAGAATTTTTTTAGACCACTTTTTCCTCCTGAAAAGTTTATTTTAAAAAAAGACCCAGTAGACAATGGTATTGACTTTAAGGGAGAAATAAAAAGGAACAGTAATATTTTAGGGTTTGGTTTTAATTTTCAATTAAAAAGTTCGGAAACAATTGATAAAAATGGTGATGGTTCCTATAGCAAATCTGTTGAGACTTCAAATATAGAGTATCTCATAAATAGTGGTCAACCTAGCTTTTACGGTTTTTATTCTGAAAAAGATAATAGCTTTTATTATGAGCACTTGCAAGACTTCATACAAGATTTGTCTTCGAAAGACAAAAACTGGCAAAACCAAAAAACCCATACTTTAAGGTTCATAAAAAAGCTAACCAAAGACGGTGTCGAAAATATATATACAATTGTCTTTGAGCAAGGCCTTACAACCAGATTAATCCGCTCAAAATTAGCAGAGAAATCAAATAGTCTACAGTTTGACGAAAAAATAATCATTGATTACAAAGGAAATGTTTCTAATGATGACGAAATAAAAAGAGTTATTGAGGAAAAAGGTTTGCAACTCAACAATCAATCTAAATGGCTAGATGTAATAGAGTTACATAAAAAAACATCTGTTTCCTTAATTAAATCCTCAAAGTACAATTTGATACTAGGAATCTCATACTTCTATAGAAGTGAATACTATAAATCTCTAGATTTTTTAAAACAATCTAAAAATAAGATTGAAGATTTAGATGAAAACCTTAGGGGTCATCTAATCTTTTTTTATGTACAAATAAGACATCTTTTAGGTATTATTAATAATGAAGAATATCAATCCGAATTAAAAGGACTAAATGATTCTGGAGGGATAAAATCTTATTTAAAATTGGAAGAAATTCTTGAGCTAAGAAAGGAAATGTATACTGGGTTGGATTCGAAATCAGAAGAGTTTGAGAGTAAGATTCAATCGTATATTTCAGATGAAAGTATTACTTCAAAAATGAAAGTTTTAGCAGAGTGTCATCTAAGTGTTTATTATGGAGAAAAATTATTAAACAATCTTGCTAGCCTAATAATTAGTGAACAATATGCGGAAATCAATCAGTACTTTTCTTCAATAAATAAGGATTTCAGGAGATTACTTTTAAAAGCAGAATCTTTAAATTCCGATTTTGATATCTACTACATTGCGTTAAATCAAAACAGGTTCTTACTACATTTTAATGCATTATGTGATTTGTTATTTAAGCCTTTTTTCGAAAAAGAATTGCTAGATGAAATTTTACAAAGCATAAAAAAGGCCTTTACATTTTATGAAAAAATTGGTCACATTGATAACGAATTATTCTCATTATCGGTATTATTAGAATATTATAAATATACTAACCAAAATGATGAAGAAGATAAAATCAAATTAAAACTTGAAACTTATCTTAAAATATATGACGCTCCTGACTTAGTCAATAGAATTAATTTTACAAGAGACGGAGGAACTTTTATACATACTCTTTCTAAAAAGAAAGAAAAGTACAAGAAAGAAGCGGAAAAAATAAAAGAACTAAGAGATGAAATGATTGAATTTGATGAGAATGAAAAAGAATTCAAAAGAGAAAAAGTAGATAGCTACCATATTAACCTATTTCCCATGGGGTACTTCGAAATACCAAAAAAATCAACAGAAATATTGTTTGATATTCTTAACATAGATTCTTCCGAGCTAAAAAACCGTTTGCGTTGGTTTTTTGAAGAAGGTATTGTTCCAGTTGCCAACACTTATGTGGAAAAAATAGTGCAAGAAGGTTCTTTAAATGGCAACATGGAATACAAAGGCTTTAAAAGCTATGAAAATATGCATAGGATAAGAAAGGGGTTATTTCAAAACAAATTTTACAGAACAAATAACTATGGCTAA
- a CDS encoding site-specific integrase: MGNLKRIKGSSPVFRLKDSQNIEKPIRLDYSYGRGKRFRYGIGYSVNPDYWNKQTGRVKNVNAVRNAGQINKLIRDLTTVLEDFVADCDSKQIPITNRIMKTHLDEFRNKDFKQGDEEETKITGLIVFIEKYIKQKEKELSKQRNGYKNNTVKSYEQTLGHLKGFEEEYECVLSFDLDNEFYSEFIDYMNFKTYTYNKEEKHYSLNTIGKQVKNLRIFMGAALEQELHTNLKYKKFKVLVEITTAIYLELEELKKIYELDLSSTPHLELARDVFIIGCEIGQRISDYHNLSEQPLVEHQNERFIKIKQEKTDKEVLCKITPVIENIMNERYGGKLPPKIAEQKLNDYIKIVGEKAGIISQIKNEITRSGNKVIEYIPKCDLIMGHTARRTFCTLKYKAGMPVHSIMELSGHSTLKEFMKYIRNPKEERVSQITSTKAFMDSCIIV, encoded by the coding sequence ATGGGAAATTTAAAGAGAATCAAAGGTTCATCGCCTGTTTTTAGACTTAAGGACTCGCAAAATATTGAGAAACCGATTAGGTTAGACTATTCTTATGGACGGGGAAAACGCTTTAGATATGGAATTGGGTACTCTGTGAATCCTGACTATTGGAATAAACAGACTGGCAGAGTGAAAAATGTTAATGCGGTTAGAAATGCTGGTCAGATAAATAAGCTTATTAGGGATTTAACAACTGTACTTGAAGATTTTGTTGCTGATTGTGATTCAAAACAAATACCAATTACAAATCGAATAATGAAAACTCATTTAGATGAGTTTAGGAATAAAGACTTTAAACAGGGTGATGAGGAAGAAACCAAAATTACTGGCTTAATTGTCTTTATAGAAAAATATATTAAACAGAAAGAAAAGGAGTTGTCTAAACAAAGAAATGGGTATAAAAATAATACCGTTAAATCCTATGAGCAGACCTTAGGTCATCTAAAGGGTTTTGAGGAAGAATATGAATGTGTTTTGAGTTTTGATTTAGATAATGAGTTTTACTCTGAGTTTATTGATTATATGAATTTTAAAACCTATACCTACAATAAAGAAGAGAAACACTATTCTTTGAATACCATCGGAAAACAAGTTAAGAACCTTAGGATTTTTATGGGTGCTGCATTGGAACAGGAGTTGCACACTAACCTGAAATATAAAAAATTCAAAGTCTTAGTCGAAATTACTACAGCCATTTATTTAGAATTAGAGGAATTAAAAAAGATTTATGAATTAGATTTAAGCAGTACACCTCATTTAGAGTTGGCTAGAGACGTTTTTATAATTGGTTGTGAAATTGGGCAAAGAATTAGTGATTATCATAATCTTTCAGAACAGCCATTAGTTGAACATCAAAATGAGAGGTTTATTAAAATTAAACAAGAGAAAACAGATAAAGAGGTACTCTGTAAAATTACTCCAGTTATTGAAAATATCATGAATGAAAGGTATGGAGGTAAGTTGCCGCCAAAAATTGCTGAGCAAAAACTCAATGATTATATCAAAATTGTTGGTGAGAAAGCAGGAATAATTTCACAAATTAAGAATGAGATTACACGAAGCGGTAATAAAGTAATAGAATATATACCTAAGTGTGATTTAATCATGGGGCATACGGCAAGAAGAACTTTTTGCACCTTGAAATATAAGGCTGGAATGCCTGTTCATTCAATAATGGAACTAAGCGGTCATTCGACTCTTAAAGAATTTATGAAATATATTAGAAACCCAAAGGAGGAACGAGTATCTCAAATTACATCAACTAAGGCTTTCATGGATTCTTGTATTATAGTTTAA
- a CDS encoding MBL fold metallo-hydrolase, which produces MITQSPLSTEVEVTLIGTGGGYGESVVLKLGIDKWIVIDSCVNPETKEPLALEYLIGIGADLSKVVLIVCTHWHSNHIAGLSKLLEKCPNCEFSFSSVNDLNKFLLLCELDYSKSLKGSKSSTKEFAKCLEIINDRGTYFTKAQSDLLLMKIEENLCNFELFALSPSPKTVINFDGEISKLITQFGTRNTAIINKSPNDKSVALLLKFNDVRVLLGADLEIGKDNHEGWRHIVYKSKAKDKTKSKLYKIPHHGSHNGYLKEIFEVLVDEHPTLKLTPFRSSNLPREDMIEKYSNHSKEIYSTSAFLVSKKPKKRDKSIEKIIERNTLAISEIKFNYGVVRSRINYEIKHDTWKTEVFESGLKVKINQED; this is translated from the coding sequence TTGATCACCCAATCACCCCTTAGTACCGAAGTTGAAGTTACTTTGATTGGTACTGGTGGCGGTTATGGTGAATCAGTCGTGTTGAAACTTGGTATTGACAAATGGATAGTCATAGACAGTTGTGTTAATCCAGAAACTAAAGAACCACTTGCATTAGAATATCTTATAGGTATTGGCGCCGACCTATCTAAGGTCGTTCTAATAGTATGCACACATTGGCATAGTAATCACATTGCCGGTTTATCCAAATTATTAGAAAAATGTCCTAACTGTGAATTTTCTTTTTCTTCAGTAAACGACCTTAATAAATTCCTTTTGCTTTGCGAGCTGGATTACAGTAAAAGTTTGAAAGGTTCAAAAAGTTCAACTAAGGAATTCGCTAAATGTTTAGAGATTATCAACGACAGAGGAACCTATTTCACAAAGGCGCAGAGTGATTTACTACTCATGAAGATTGAAGAAAATTTGTGCAATTTTGAACTATTTGCATTATCTCCATCACCCAAAACTGTGATTAATTTTGACGGTGAAATAAGCAAACTTATCACACAGTTTGGAACTAGAAACACAGCTATAATTAATAAATCTCCAAACGACAAATCAGTTGCTCTGTTATTAAAATTTAACGATGTGAGAGTTTTATTAGGTGCAGATTTAGAGATTGGCAAAGACAATCATGAAGGATGGCGTCACATAGTTTATAAAAGCAAAGCAAAAGATAAAACTAAATCAAAATTATATAAAATACCACATCACGGTTCCCATAACGGATACCTCAAAGAGATTTTTGAGGTGTTAGTTGATGAACACCCAACACTAAAATTAACTCCCTTTAGAAGCAGTAATTTACCCAGGGAGGATATGATAGAAAAATATTCAAATCATTCGAAAGAAATTTATTCAACTTCCGCATTTTTAGTATCTAAAAAACCAAAGAAAAGAGATAAGTCAATTGAAAAAATTATTGAAAGAAATACTTTAGCTATTTCTGAAATAAAATTTAATTATGGTGTCGTCAGGTCTAGAATTAATTATGAAATAAAACATGACACTTGGAAAACCGAAGTATTTGAATCAGGTTTAAAAGTGAAAATTAATCAGGAAGATTAA